One segment of Nostoc flagelliforme CCNUN1 DNA contains the following:
- a CDS encoding HetZ-related protein 2, giving the protein MQTSKLSFEERNLTMTTDVEQLALDWRKRLAAECPDQNEAARQSIILWLLGSDSKRFDLFNPKEFDIAKQAMEYRWRILRQRYLGLGRERAYRNLITRLGSLVTLRNKIQTWVALSRDRQRSVMDVLQEVLQELLQSDSQMQQQMADIAKYTSDRRLGDALLFASVEEYCLRPVRNQPLLAYRFVNYLRRTQRGGLTQVPGRDLIRLVSEEVLTDDNDNRVNLVDNQAIAEYIEAQQLEEQLALRQSVQKEFENYLQENLGTDAVEWLRLYLQSKSQEEIAHKLNKPTKEVYRLREKISYHAVRVFALKGKPELVDNWLSISLQEHNLGLTQNQWQQLDEKLTPLGRQILDLRRAGNSIEAIGQQLKLKTHQVLGEWTKIYLVAQALRSQE; this is encoded by the coding sequence ATGCAAACTTCAAAATTGAGTTTCGAGGAACGCAATCTCACTATGACAACAGATGTAGAACAACTAGCTTTAGATTGGCGAAAGCGCTTGGCTGCGGAATGTCCAGACCAAAATGAAGCTGCTAGGCAAAGCATTATTCTCTGGCTGTTGGGATCTGACTCCAAACGGTTTGATCTGTTTAACCCTAAAGAATTCGATATCGCCAAGCAAGCGATGGAATATCGCTGGAGAATTTTACGTCAACGCTATTTGGGGCTAGGGCGAGAACGTGCTTATCGGAACTTGATAACGCGATTGGGGAGTTTAGTAACATTACGGAATAAAATTCAGACTTGGGTTGCCCTCAGCCGCGATCGCCAGCGTAGTGTTATGGATGTGTTGCAAGAAGTACTCCAAGAATTACTGCAAAGCGACAGCCAGATGCAACAGCAAATGGCTGATATTGCTAAATATACAAGTGATAGACGATTGGGAGATGCTCTGCTATTTGCCAGTGTAGAAGAATATTGTCTGCGGCCAGTACGCAATCAACCCCTATTAGCTTATCGGTTTGTGAATTACTTGCGTCGCACTCAGCGCGGTGGCTTAACCCAAGTGCCGGGTCGTGACTTGATTAGATTGGTGTCAGAAGAAGTTCTCACAGACGACAATGACAATCGAGTTAACTTAGTTGATAATCAGGCGATCGCAGAATATATTGAAGCACAACAGCTAGAGGAACAACTTGCCCTGCGTCAGTCAGTACAAAAAGAATTTGAAAATTATCTACAAGAAAATTTGGGAACAGACGCAGTAGAGTGGCTACGACTATATTTACAAAGTAAATCCCAGGAAGAGATCGCCCACAAATTAAATAAGCCGACTAAAGAAGTATACCGTCTGCGAGAAAAAATCAGTTACCACGCGGTGCGTGTTTTTGCCCTCAAAGGTAAACCAGAGCTAGTAGACAATTGGCTCTCAATTTCTTTGCAAGAACATAACTTGGGTTTAACCCAAAACCAATGGCAGCAACTGGATGAAAAATTGACTCCTCTGGGGCGGCAGATTCTAGATTTGCGGAGAGCAGGTAACTCAATAGAAGCAATAGGCCAACAGTTAAAACTCAAAACCCATCAAGTGCTAGGTGAATGGACAAAAATCTATCTTGTAGCCCAAGCTTTAAGAAGCCAAGAGTAG
- a CDS encoding glycosyl hydrolase family 8, with the protein MWHFPKVAAIACLIGLSACVSSYSAANPKTSDEQTPVANVPTEGSSQNPTGLLADLPESTPNRELLAQSWDSYRQRFIQSDGRVIDYEASDRSTSEGQAYALLRAVMINDPASFALTLNWSENNLQRQVGGKRTDSLWAWKWGRKEDGNWGVIDSNFASDGDIDAITALTLASRRWHQPEYLKLAKLKLQDLWNLSTISKTQGKRYLLPGPVAAFVPDASTLYLNPSYFAPYAFRIFAQVDPQHDWLSLVDSSYQVLEDSTKLSRVGLPSDWVALNTKTGKYQTLPASSTLKSLYSFDSYRVWWRLSLDATWFNSPQAQRYLVTSTQHLQKLWSKQSIPALIDLQGKPLVDYEATSQYAMLYAAMQLVEPAIAQELLMKKILPQYKQGIWGDQSAYYTQNLAWLGLLPPKAIPQRLLK; encoded by the coding sequence ATGTGGCACTTCCCAAAAGTGGCAGCTATTGCCTGCCTGATTGGTTTATCTGCCTGTGTCTCTAGTTACTCGGCAGCAAACCCCAAAACGTCGGATGAGCAAACTCCAGTGGCAAACGTCCCCACTGAAGGTAGTAGTCAAAATCCCACTGGATTATTAGCTGATCTTCCTGAATCTACGCCCAACCGGGAATTACTAGCCCAAAGTTGGGATAGCTACCGCCAAAGATTTATTCAGTCAGATGGGCGGGTGATTGATTACGAAGCAAGCGATCGCTCAACTAGTGAAGGTCAAGCTTATGCTTTGCTAAGAGCAGTAATGATTAATGATCCGGCAAGTTTTGCCCTGACTTTAAACTGGTCGGAAAATAACCTCCAGCGCCAAGTAGGTGGTAAACGCACAGATAGTTTGTGGGCTTGGAAGTGGGGACGAAAGGAAGATGGTAACTGGGGTGTTATCGACAGCAACTTTGCTAGTGATGGAGACATTGATGCGATTACTGCCCTGACTTTAGCATCACGGCGTTGGCATCAACCTGAATACCTGAAACTAGCAAAACTCAAACTGCAAGATTTGTGGAATTTGTCTACTATCTCAAAAACCCAAGGTAAGCGCTACCTGCTACCAGGGCCTGTAGCTGCATTCGTCCCGGATGCATCTACCCTTTATCTAAATCCCTCTTATTTTGCACCCTATGCTTTTCGTATCTTTGCACAAGTTGACCCCCAACATGATTGGTTGAGTTTGGTAGACAGCAGCTATCAAGTGCTAGAAGATTCCACAAAGCTTTCTAGGGTAGGTTTACCCAGTGATTGGGTCGCTCTAAATACCAAAACCGGAAAATACCAAACCCTACCAGCATCTAGCACTCTAAAGAGTTTGTATAGTTTTGATTCCTATCGAGTCTGGTGGCGTTTGTCGTTGGATGCTACCTGGTTCAACTCACCCCAAGCGCAGCGCTATCTAGTGACATCCACTCAGCACCTGCAAAAACTGTGGAGTAAACAATCGATACCAGCACTTATTGATCTGCAAGGGAAACCATTAGTGGATTACGAAGCTACATCCCAATACGCTATGTTGTATGCCGCCATGCAGTTAGTGGAACCAGCGATCGCTCAAGAACTGCTTATGAAAAAAATACTGCCTCAATACAAGCAGGGAATTTGGGGAGACCAATCTGCTTATTACACCCAGAATTTGGCTTGGTTAGGATTGCTACCTCCAAAGGCGATTCCCCAACGATTGCTTAAATGA
- a CDS encoding cellulose biosynthesis cyclic di-GMP-binding regulatory protein BcsB, translating to MKQLFHLSQISKKAIIVTSCFFLFPSSLLSAQAQTKGDLQQEVTLLAQATTSENTSKADLKAPSAKNLTTYTLEFNRSPIVGNRMRLRGVYSEGRLAFTRPRGWKLDQGKVQALIRFQHSPSLYANRSNLTVLLNGISVGSVPLNRKESQVGQVLFNIPSKLLQDYNELTLVAQQNNTLECSDPSSPDLWTEILPDSKLIFNYERQPIPLNFSRYPYPFFDEFGLETNQIAYLQPSQVDQSWLTAAARLQAALGRIADFRPIQTSVVSDVANVKANDRLVIIGTPNEQPTLNTWKNLPLKVVSNQILDRDNNPVPDKTGVLIITKAEKSGVPVLIATGNSAKAVEKATQFLSQPDLRKMGTGQVVFVDTLKEASTPGLRQWPHYLPEQNSFKLGDIKTQVNGEPFNDVTVRGIGAPPIEIDFRALPDDRFLRGSSMNLVYSYGPQVNPRTSAIEVLLDGVFIGGARLDSESGETRKNLKVNLPENLIKPNSKLQVFMRMNPREPFDKQNCLQPPDQQLTGTVHSDTSFDLKREISTQLPDLNLLKFGFPFAAPQDLSQTAIVVPQIPSKTDVLTLLAFSERLGRLSQADAVKLNVYTPDALPTKARKNDHLVGIGTREDFPFPEVFNSTGFNLSQAYSRSSANAVVQTPQDTQGMIKQIISPWNSDRVVLALTSQTETGLERVRQVLNQDPWFFQLKKDTVLISSDQKDPVSYDADAYQLQFFQSAPNTRRLENTTILSKASRFLQENWLLLPVGIFSVSLILYGILQLYLKRLTADKK from the coding sequence ATGAAGCAATTGTTTCATCTTTCCCAAATTAGTAAAAAAGCAATTATTGTTACTTCTTGCTTTTTTTTGTTTCCTAGTTCATTATTGAGCGCTCAAGCTCAAACCAAAGGCGATCTGCAACAAGAAGTAACTTTATTAGCTCAAGCAACTACATCAGAAAATACTAGTAAAGCAGACTTAAAAGCTCCTAGTGCCAAGAACCTAACAACTTACACCCTAGAATTTAATCGTAGTCCGATTGTGGGTAACCGGATGCGCTTACGCGGGGTTTACTCAGAAGGTCGTCTTGCATTTACCCGTCCTCGTGGCTGGAAGCTAGACCAGGGTAAAGTACAAGCTTTAATCCGTTTTCAACACTCACCATCGCTGTATGCCAATCGCTCTAACCTGACCGTGCTATTGAATGGCATCAGTGTTGGTAGCGTACCACTCAATCGTAAAGAGTCCCAAGTAGGTCAAGTACTGTTCAATATCCCATCAAAGCTGCTGCAAGACTACAACGAACTCACATTGGTAGCACAGCAAAATAACACTCTCGAATGTAGCGACCCTAGTAGCCCCGACTTGTGGACAGAGATTCTGCCAGATTCCAAATTAATCTTTAACTATGAACGGCAGCCGATTCCCCTTAATTTCAGCCGCTATCCTTATCCTTTCTTTGACGAATTCGGCTTAGAAACTAACCAAATTGCTTATTTGCAACCGAGTCAAGTTGATCAATCCTGGTTGACAGCAGCAGCTCGCTTACAAGCGGCATTAGGGAGAATCGCAGATTTTCGCCCGATTCAGACGAGCGTGGTGTCTGATGTCGCAAATGTGAAGGCAAACGATCGCTTGGTGATCATTGGTACTCCCAACGAGCAACCAACCTTAAATACTTGGAAGAATTTGCCCCTGAAAGTCGTCAGCAATCAAATTCTTGATCGTGATAATAACCCCGTACCAGATAAAACAGGGGTGTTGATTATAACTAAAGCTGAAAAGAGCGGGGTTCCGGTTTTAATTGCGACTGGGAACAGTGCAAAAGCTGTAGAAAAGGCAACCCAATTTTTATCACAGCCAGACTTGCGAAAAATGGGTACTGGTCAGGTGGTTTTTGTCGATACCCTTAAGGAAGCTTCGACACCAGGACTGCGCCAATGGCCTCATTATTTGCCAGAACAAAATTCTTTTAAACTGGGCGACATCAAAACCCAAGTAAATGGTGAGCCGTTTAATGATGTGACTGTACGTGGGATCGGAGCGCCGCCAATTGAAATTGATTTTCGGGCTTTACCAGATGATAGATTTCTGCGCGGTAGTTCCATGAATCTGGTGTATAGCTATGGGCCGCAGGTTAATCCCCGAACTTCTGCGATCGAAGTTTTATTAGATGGAGTTTTCATTGGTGGGGCACGTCTTGATTCTGAGTCGGGAGAAACTCGCAAAAACCTTAAAGTCAATTTGCCGGAAAATTTGATCAAACCCAACTCGAAACTACAAGTTTTCATGCGGATGAATCCGAGAGAACCGTTTGATAAACAGAACTGTCTTCAGCCACCAGATCAACAACTTACAGGTACGGTGCATTCTGATACTAGTTTCGACCTGAAGCGGGAAATCTCTACACAACTACCAGACTTGAACCTGCTGAAATTTGGTTTCCCCTTTGCTGCACCACAGGATTTGTCCCAGACAGCGATCGTCGTGCCACAAATCCCCTCGAAGACAGATGTGTTGACCTTGTTGGCTTTTAGCGAACGCTTGGGGAGGCTCAGTCAAGCAGATGCTGTCAAACTAAATGTTTATACACCGGATGCTTTGCCGACAAAAGCCCGCAAAAATGACCATTTAGTAGGAATTGGAACGCGAGAAGACTTTCCTTTTCCTGAAGTATTTAATTCCACTGGCTTTAACTTGAGTCAGGCATATTCCCGTTCCTCTGCCAATGCTGTGGTTCAGACGCCGCAAGATACACAAGGCATGATTAAGCAAATTATCTCTCCTTGGAACAGCGATCGCGTCGTTCTAGCTTTAACATCTCAAACCGAAACTGGTTTAGAGCGAGTGCGACAAGTCCTCAATCAAGACCCGTGGTTCTTCCAACTCAAAAAGGATACGGTGCTAATTAGTAGCGATCAAAAAGACCCAGTTTCCTACGATGCTGATGCCTATCAACTACAGTTTTTCCAAAGCGCCCCAAACACTCGTCGCTTGGAAAATACCACTATTCTCAGTAAAGCATCACGCTTTTTACAAGAAAATTGGCTATTGCTACCTGTGGGCATTTTTAGTGTGTCTCTAATTCTTTACGGGATTCTTCAGTTGTATCTCAAGCGCTTGACTGCTGATAAAAAGTAG
- a CDS encoding tetratricopeptide repeat protein: protein MSQNNINKRQKGKAKKIKYRSLFTCSFLLFTYLLTVPPLGSIAPAQAQSLSASAQKGFGFLKKGLINDAIAAFQQALKSQPQSSQVRLGLAIAYRKAGRIPEAWTAYQQVLALDTNNQLALKTVGILATYRPEWNLKGIETLTTLLELNPNDSEGRHYRALLYSYQGRLSESLADYQIVLNNNPTPKAVLDAAQTYSYSGDFPKALELFNRYRTTGKAITEYAALAYGRTLRETGNPGGAVQVLEAQLQRSNKLDEIGFETRKELAVAYLANQQQAQALAVLDVLQGRPDAILPLARSLNEIRKYTNNPTLTQQVFNLYRQALQTNPNPSAKLLREVADVFTGFPEGRQTALQLYRQVALEFPNDQSLVVQQLALENQLGLLGKNDLKQRLATAIQSAPSDRVQLQQLANALVNIDVPDSEFLPVYQNLLQMGVNVPFLNFRVAQMYVQRQELNGARQALAAYTATPAGAKDLAPQLLAAEIERREGNIEASAQRYQAVIASKPNNSDIIDASLGGLAGVRLQQKRFDEAVTVYDQLIARNPQNLSIQLGRASIAYQAKRISQPEAEAVLNNWLATQPATNTPPELYSLIGALPTDPQKEALYSYLVETDPSSIPLQLRLLQVIAKRNPAQAQARMKQLIARIPNTSDSYQLQAELARSVGDLNLASSTYQNILAQQPDNIDALAALGGIRFEQRRFESAQEIYAQVLAQKPEDKGTRRALAGLNAILDQPLTALAQLEQLQLEAAAEGGNDSDASRQIQQIQTDFLLRRGFQPPWEDYQRRNRN, encoded by the coding sequence ATGAGTCAAAATAATATAAATAAAAGGCAAAAGGGAAAAGCTAAAAAAATTAAATATCGTTCTCTTTTTACTTGTTCATTTTTGCTTTTTACTTACTTGCTAACTGTGCCACCTTTGGGCAGCATTGCCCCTGCTCAAGCACAGAGCTTATCAGCATCCGCACAAAAGGGTTTTGGATTCTTAAAAAAAGGCTTGATTAATGATGCGATCGCAGCCTTCCAGCAAGCCCTTAAAAGTCAACCGCAATCTTCGCAAGTTAGGTTAGGATTAGCGATCGCTTATCGCAAAGCCGGACGTATTCCCGAAGCTTGGACTGCTTATCAACAAGTACTGGCGTTAGACACCAACAATCAACTAGCTTTAAAGACAGTTGGTATATTAGCTACTTATCGTCCTGAGTGGAATTTAAAAGGAATTGAGACTCTAACAACTTTATTAGAGTTAAATCCTAATGACTCAGAAGGTCGTCATTACCGTGCTCTCCTCTACTCTTATCAAGGACGCTTAAGCGAGTCTTTAGCAGACTACCAAATTGTGCTGAACAACAACCCCACGCCAAAGGCAGTCCTTGATGCAGCTCAAACTTACAGTTACAGTGGGGATTTTCCTAAAGCACTGGAGTTGTTTAACCGCTACCGCACCACCGGCAAAGCCATTACAGAGTATGCAGCACTAGCCTACGGTCGCACCTTACGAGAAACAGGCAATCCTGGAGGAGCGGTACAGGTGTTAGAGGCGCAGTTGCAGCGCTCCAATAAACTTGACGAGATAGGGTTTGAAACCCGTAAAGAACTAGCTGTAGCATACCTTGCCAATCAACAACAAGCTCAAGCATTGGCGGTTTTAGATGTATTACAGGGAAGACCAGACGCGATTTTGCCCTTAGCGCGATCGCTCAATGAAATTCGCAAGTACACCAATAACCCCACACTCACCCAGCAAGTTTTCAATCTCTACCGTCAAGCACTGCAAACTAATCCTAACCCTTCCGCCAAACTACTGCGCGAAGTCGCTGATGTCTTTACTGGGTTCCCCGAAGGACGACAAACAGCACTGCAACTGTATCGACAGGTGGCGTTAGAATTTCCCAACGATCAAAGTCTGGTGGTGCAGCAATTAGCTTTGGAAAATCAGCTAGGTTTACTCGGTAAAAATGACTTGAAACAGCGTTTGGCTACTGCAATACAATCAGCACCGAGCGATCGCGTCCAGTTGCAACAGCTAGCTAATGCTTTAGTGAACATTGATGTTCCCGACTCAGAATTTTTACCTGTGTACCAAAATCTTTTACAAATGGGGGTAAACGTACCATTTTTGAATTTCCGGGTGGCGCAAATGTATGTGCAGCGCCAAGAGTTGAATGGTGCAAGGCAAGCTTTGGCAGCTTACACAGCTACCCCCGCAGGTGCTAAAGACCTCGCACCCCAATTACTAGCAGCAGAAATTGAGCGTCGTGAGGGTAATATCGAAGCTAGCGCTCAACGTTACCAAGCTGTGATTGCTAGCAAGCCAAATAATAGCGATATTATTGATGCTTCTTTGGGCGGATTGGCTGGAGTGCGACTGCAACAAAAGCGTTTTGATGAGGCTGTGACAGTTTATGACCAATTAATAGCTCGCAATCCTCAAAATTTGTCGATTCAACTAGGGCGTGCTAGTATCGCCTATCAAGCCAAGCGGATCTCCCAACCAGAAGCAGAGGCAGTTCTCAACAATTGGTTAGCTACACAACCTGCAACTAATACTCCTCCAGAACTCTACAGTTTGATAGGAGCGTTGCCTACTGATCCGCAAAAAGAAGCTTTATATAGTTATCTGGTAGAAACTGACCCTAGTTCCATACCACTACAACTGCGCTTATTACAGGTGATAGCAAAACGCAATCCTGCCCAAGCACAAGCGCGGATGAAGCAGTTGATTGCCCGTATTCCCAACACTTCTGACTCATACCAGTTGCAGGCAGAGTTGGCTCGATCTGTAGGTGATCTGAATTTGGCTAGCAGTACCTATCAGAATATTTTGGCGCAGCAACCAGATAACATCGATGCCTTAGCGGCTTTAGGCGGAATTCGCTTTGAACAGCGCCGCTTTGAATCGGCACAGGAGATTTATGCTCAAGTGTTGGCACAAAAACCGGAAGACAAAGGCACACGCCGCGCCCTTGCTGGATTGAATGCAATTTTAGATCAGCCTTTGACAGCACTGGCACAGCTAGAACAACTGCAATTAGAAGCAGCCGCAGAAGGAGGAAATGATAGCGATGCATCTCGGCAAATACAGCAAATCCAAACAGACTTTCTGTTACGACGAGGATTTCAACCCCCTTGGGAAGATTATCAACGTCGAAACAGAAATTAG
- the bcsA gene encoding UDP-forming cellulose synthase catalytic subunit: protein MSSSPHTPPRKSRDRQRLKLSNWLIDITPRFFDRTLQEVGVKQFKWFILLLLVFSVPLIITPIEVWQQGLVAVFLVLLGQQLIHAEFQESSSEISHYYHLFMLWLSMVTTLRYLYYRTSYTLNFDGWLNSIACVFLYAAELYAILTLVLAYFQTLKIQERQPVNLTNIPQQEWFKVDIYIPTYNEDVEIVRKTAVAALACDYAPDKKKVYVLDDGRPEKYKENDPRREQFSKRREQLRQMCQELGCIHMTRDNNDHAKAGNINTAFYKTDGDLVLILDCDHIPSRQILLHTMGFFFDPKVSFVQTPHWFYNPDPFERNLVTKGRIPAGNELFYKVLQKGNDFWNAAFFCGSAALIRKSHALEVGGIAVETVTEDCHTALRLHSLGYKSVYYDKIMVAGLAPETFSSYVGQQVRWARGMAQILRLENPIFNPKLNLTFAQRICYFSATSHFLYGYPRLIYAIAPTLFLLFGVNSVQGLGLETLAYALPHILLSLFTNYIIYKNVRFSFWNEIFEFAMAFQAGWVTMLALFNPKLGSFNVTDKGTSITKRTFDWESMRGLLVVTALVVSSLLAVPYWLLLHPEDWQAVLVNTMWSIFNLVLLIAALLVGFEQPQVRTAHRLQRRLPILITSNGQTIMGKTVNISETGALISLETWPNLLEEAEVEVMGDYTASASLIAQIVRVSPINDTETLLAVDFVKLNNAQRDALTLVLYSDVREWYSQKGQYVDRPFASLGFLATSLTRALRDVKQTSRKKVRKQVNSHSRLYWDGNFFFAVATELGTTGLRLEIEDTKAVSSHKMIGQQDLHTMRTVKPLVGLLLNEDEDNLSSNRFVAEIYAVEEQTNGKITLELVFPEKFKERQDTKIKQLLEVL from the coding sequence ATGTCTTCTTCCCCCCACACACCGCCCCGTAAATCACGCGATCGCCAGCGCTTAAAATTGAGCAATTGGTTGATTGATATTACCCCTAGATTTTTTGACCGCACTCTCCAAGAAGTGGGTGTGAAACAGTTTAAGTGGTTTATCTTGCTGCTGTTGGTGTTCTCAGTGCCACTGATTATTACTCCAATAGAAGTTTGGCAGCAAGGATTGGTAGCAGTGTTTCTCGTGCTACTGGGACAACAGCTTATACACGCAGAGTTTCAAGAGTCCTCTTCAGAAATCAGCCACTATTATCACCTGTTTATGCTGTGGCTGAGTATGGTAACAACGCTGCGTTATTTATACTACCGCACCAGCTACACCCTGAACTTCGATGGTTGGCTCAACAGCATCGCTTGCGTATTCTTGTACGCCGCCGAACTTTATGCCATCCTGACCTTGGTATTGGCATACTTTCAAACCCTGAAAATTCAAGAACGCCAACCAGTTAATCTGACAAACATTCCTCAACAGGAATGGTTCAAAGTTGATATCTACATCCCCACTTACAACGAAGATGTGGAGATTGTTCGCAAGACGGCTGTGGCAGCCTTAGCCTGTGATTATGCTCCTGATAAAAAAAAGGTTTATGTGCTTGATGATGGTCGTCCAGAAAAGTATAAAGAGAACGACCCACGCCGAGAACAGTTTAGCAAAAGACGAGAACAGCTACGGCAAATGTGCCAAGAACTAGGCTGTATACACATGACGCGGGACAATAACGACCACGCTAAGGCTGGTAATATTAATACCGCCTTTTACAAAACCGACGGTGATTTAGTGTTGATTTTGGACTGTGACCATATCCCATCACGGCAAATTCTCTTGCATACAATGGGTTTTTTCTTCGATCCCAAAGTATCGTTTGTCCAAACTCCTCACTGGTTTTATAACCCTGACCCTTTCGAGCGTAATTTAGTCACTAAAGGTAGAATACCCGCAGGCAATGAACTGTTCTATAAGGTACTGCAAAAAGGTAACGATTTTTGGAATGCCGCCTTTTTCTGCGGTTCCGCAGCATTAATCCGCAAATCCCACGCTTTAGAAGTTGGGGGAATTGCAGTAGAAACCGTGACGGAAGATTGCCACACTGCTTTGCGATTGCATTCGCTGGGTTACAAGTCTGTCTACTACGACAAAATTATGGTGGCTGGTTTAGCGCCAGAAACGTTTTCTTCTTACGTAGGACAACAAGTGCGTTGGGCAAGGGGGATGGCGCAGATTCTGCGATTAGAAAACCCCATTTTTAATCCGAAGCTGAACCTGACATTTGCACAACGAATTTGTTACTTTAGCGCGACTTCGCACTTTTTGTATGGCTATCCTCGACTAATATATGCGATCGCTCCGACACTATTTCTATTATTTGGCGTTAATTCTGTCCAAGGTTTGGGTTTAGAAACTCTAGCCTACGCCCTACCCCATATTCTCCTCTCCCTTTTTACTAACTACATCATTTACAAAAACGTCCGTTTCTCCTTCTGGAATGAAATTTTTGAATTTGCGATGGCTTTCCAGGCTGGGTGGGTGACGATGTTAGCGCTGTTTAATCCGAAGCTGGGTTCATTTAACGTTACCGACAAAGGAACGTCTATAACCAAACGCACCTTTGATTGGGAATCGATGCGTGGTCTTTTGGTGGTGACAGCACTTGTAGTCTCTTCCTTGCTAGCAGTTCCCTATTGGCTGCTGCTACATCCTGAAGATTGGCAAGCAGTCTTAGTCAACACCATGTGGTCTATTTTTAATCTGGTTTTGCTGATAGCTGCTTTGCTGGTTGGCTTTGAACAACCACAAGTACGTACTGCTCACCGTTTACAGCGTCGCCTCCCCATCTTAATTACCAGTAATGGTCAAACAATCATGGGCAAAACGGTGAATATTTCAGAAACTGGGGCATTAATTTCTTTGGAAACTTGGCCCAATTTACTGGAGGAAGCAGAAGTTGAAGTGATGGGAGATTATACTGCTAGCGCCTCTTTAATAGCGCAGATTGTCCGAGTCTCTCCTATTAATGACACAGAAACGCTTTTGGCTGTTGATTTTGTGAAGCTCAACAATGCCCAACGCGATGCTTTAACTCTAGTTTTATACTCTGATGTCCGAGAGTGGTATTCTCAAAAAGGCCAGTATGTAGACCGACCCTTCGCTTCTCTTGGATTCTTAGCTACAAGTCTGACTCGGGCCTTGCGTGACGTGAAACAAACTAGCCGTAAAAAGGTACGCAAGCAGGTAAATAGCCATAGCCGACTCTACTGGGATGGTAACTTCTTCTTTGCAGTAGCCACAGAATTAGGAACAACAGGTTTGCGCTTGGAAATAGAGGATACAAAAGCCGTGTCTTCTCACAAAATGATAGGACAACAGGATTTGCACACGATGCGAACTGTTAAACCATTAGTTGGTTTACTGTTGAATGAGGATGAGGATAATCTCTCATCTAACCGATTTGTTGCCGAAATTTATGCAGTAGAAGAGCAGACAAATGGCAAGATTACACTCGAATTAGTTTTTCCAGAAAAATTCAAAGAACGTCAGGATACAAAAATTAAACAATTGTTGGAGGTTCTGTAG
- a CDS encoding Crp/Fnr family transcriptional regulator, whose product MQTEVFSELFPLMSTATPQTLEWLLNVAIEHEYPSGRAVVMEDAWGNAVYFVVSGWVKVRRTVGEDSVALAIFGKGDFFGEMAILDESPRSTDVIALSSVNLLSVSRERFIQILFKDPQLHHRMLQLMVRRLRQINLRLQMRSSPPAVKLAHTLVTLGESYGQESNCGKEIFNIPFKDLAEVTEIGVDETTKIMEKLHEKGWIKIDNTNNIIYLVNFKQLMNLAGKV is encoded by the coding sequence ATGCAGACTGAGGTTTTTAGTGAACTTTTCCCCTTAATGAGTACAGCCACCCCCCAAACTTTAGAATGGCTGCTCAACGTTGCAATTGAACATGAATACCCATCTGGGCGAGCCGTTGTGATGGAAGATGCCTGGGGTAACGCCGTTTACTTCGTTGTTTCAGGTTGGGTCAAAGTCCGGCGTACCGTCGGGGAAGATTCAGTAGCTCTGGCTATTTTTGGTAAGGGCGATTTTTTTGGAGAAATGGCAATTTTGGATGAATCTCCACGCTCAACCGATGTCATAGCCCTTTCGTCTGTGAATTTGCTGAGTGTATCTAGAGAGCGTTTTATTCAAATCTTGTTCAAAGACCCGCAGTTACATCACCGGATGTTACAACTTATGGTGCGGCGATTGCGGCAAATTAACTTGCGCTTACAAATGCGGTCTTCACCACCAGCAGTCAAACTTGCCCATACTCTAGTGACTTTAGGCGAAAGCTATGGTCAAGAATCCAATTGTGGAAAGGAAATTTTTAACATTCCTTTCAAAGATTTAGCAGAGGTAACAGAAATTGGTGTTGACGAAACTACCAAAATTATGGAAAAGCTGCATGAGAAAGGGTGGATCAAAATTGACAACACCAATAACATCATTTATCTCGTGAATTTTAAACAGTTGATGAACTTGGCTGGCAAAGTGTGA